A single genomic interval of Salmo trutta unplaced genomic scaffold, fSalTru1.1, whole genome shotgun sequence harbors:
- the LOC115183335 gene encoding fibronectin type III domain-containing protein 3B-like, whose amino-acid sequence MYVTMMMTDQLMDLAPPPLLNGDLPLMQHMVNGDAVQQVILVQVNPGETFTIRAEDGSLQCIQGPAEVPMMSPNGSIPPIHVPPGYISQTRAGQPSSWPTVLLTNRPPGQPSSWPTVLLANRPPDLGQPSS is encoded by the exons ATGTACGTCACTATGATGATGACCGACCAGCTGATGGACTTAGCTCCGCCTCCGCTGCTGAACGGGGATCTGCCGCTGATGCAACACATGGTTAATGGAGACGCAGTGCAACAg GTGATCCTGGTACAGGTGAATCCAGGGGAGACCTTCACCATTAGAGCGGAGGACGGCTCACTGCAATGCATCCAGG GTCCTGCTGAGGTCCCAATGATGTCTCCCAATGGATCAATCCCCCCCATCCACGTCCCCCCAGGATACATCTCCCAG ACCAGGGCTGGCCAACCGTCCTCCTGGCCAACCGTCCTCCTGACCAACCGTCCTCCTGGCCAACCGTCCTCCTGGCCAACCGTCCTCCTGGCCAACCGTCCTCCTGACCTTGGCCAACCGTCCTCCTGA